Proteins encoded within one genomic window of Citrobacter amalonaticus Y19:
- a CDS encoding transketolase family protein, whose amino-acid sequence MIKLAPEGQKDSVEMRKVYAGFVAKEVAAGSPIIALEADLMSSMAMDGVAREYPQHVINCGIMEANVIGTAAGLALTGRKPFVHTFTAFASRRCFDQLFMSLDYQRSNVKVIASDAGVTACHNGGTHMSFEDMGIVRGLAHSVVLEVTDAVMFEDILRQLIDLDGFYWVRTIRKQAPSIYAPGSTFTLGKGNVLREGNDVTLIANGIMVAEALEAARQLERMGVSSAVIDMFTLKPVDRMLVKNYAEKTGRIVTCENHSIHNGLGSAVAEVLVETCPVPMRRVGVRERYGQVGTPDFLQEEYGLTAAAIVTAAKSLL is encoded by the coding sequence ATGATTAAGCTCGCGCCCGAAGGGCAAAAAGACAGTGTGGAGATGCGCAAGGTTTATGCCGGTTTTGTCGCGAAAGAAGTGGCGGCGGGAAGCCCGATTATTGCGCTGGAAGCCGATTTGATGAGCTCCATGGCGATGGACGGTGTGGCGCGCGAGTATCCGCAGCATGTTATTAATTGCGGCATCATGGAGGCGAACGTCATAGGTACTGCGGCAGGGCTGGCGCTGACCGGACGCAAGCCGTTTGTGCATACCTTTACGGCGTTTGCCAGTCGCCGCTGTTTCGATCAGTTGTTTATGTCGCTCGATTACCAGCGGAGTAACGTCAAAGTCATCGCCTCCGATGCTGGCGTGACCGCCTGTCATAACGGCGGGACGCATATGTCTTTCGAAGATATGGGCATCGTTCGCGGGCTGGCGCATTCGGTCGTGCTGGAAGTCACTGATGCCGTCATGTTTGAGGATATCTTACGCCAACTGATCGACCTCGACGGGTTCTACTGGGTGCGCACCATCCGTAAACAGGCACCGAGTATTTATGCCCCGGGATCGACCTTCACGCTGGGAAAAGGGAATGTGTTGCGCGAAGGCAACGATGTCACCTTAATTGCCAATGGGATTATGGTGGCTGAAGCGCTGGAAGCGGCACGTCAGCTGGAACGAATGGGAGTCAGTTCGGCCGTCATCGACATGTTCACCCTCAAGCCTGTCGATCGCATGCTGGTGAAAAACTATGCCGAAAAAACGGGGCGGATTGTGACCTGTGAAAACCACAGTATCCATAACGGACTGGGATCGGCGGTAGCGGAAGTGCTGGTGGAAACCTGTCCGGTTCCGATGCGGCGGGTGGGCGTCCGGGAGCGTTATGGACAGGTTGGCACCCCGGACTTCTTACAGGAAGAGTATGGACTCACCGCGGCAGCAATTGTGACCGCAGCAAAATCACTGCTTTAG
- a CDS encoding PTS ascorbate transporter subunit IIC, with the protein MFILETLNFVVDILKVPSVLVGLIALIGLVAQKKSFSDVIKGTIKTILGFIVLGGGATVLVGSLNPLGGMFEHAFNIQGIIPNNEAIVSIALEKYGASTALIMAFGMVANIIVARFTRLKYIFLTGHHTFYMACMIGVILTVAGFDGIGLVFTGSLILGLVMAFFPALAQRYMRRITGNDEIAFGHFGTLGYVLSGWIGSVCGKGSRSTEEMNLPKNLSFLRDSSISISLTMMIIYLIMAISAGREYVESTFSGGQNYLVYAIIMAITFAAGVFIILQGVRLILAEIVPAFTGFSEKLVPNARPALDCPVVYPYAPNAVLIGFLFSFLGGLVGLFLLGQMKLVLILPGVVPHFFTGATAGVFGNATGGRRGAMIGAFANGLLITFLPVLLLPVLGAIGFANTTFSDADFGVIGIVLGNLARYLSPFAITGLVVALFALLVAWNLFAKNRTVAGQTEENNGAKS; encoded by the coding sequence ATGTTTATCCTTGAAACGCTGAATTTTGTTGTTGATATTCTTAAAGTCCCCTCCGTGCTGGTGGGGTTAATTGCATTAATTGGCCTGGTGGCACAGAAGAAATCGTTTTCCGATGTGATAAAAGGAACAATTAAAACGATTCTGGGGTTTATTGTTCTTGGCGGCGGCGCAACGGTGCTGGTGGGATCGTTAAATCCGTTAGGCGGAATGTTTGAGCACGCCTTTAATATTCAGGGCATCATTCCTAATAACGAAGCCATTGTCTCTATTGCCCTCGAGAAATATGGTGCTTCAACCGCGCTTATTATGGCATTTGGGATGGTGGCGAATATTATTGTCGCCCGCTTCACGCGCCTGAAGTATATCTTTCTGACCGGGCATCATACGTTTTATATGGCCTGCATGATCGGCGTCATTCTGACCGTCGCCGGATTCGACGGGATTGGCCTGGTCTTTACGGGCTCGTTGATTCTGGGGTTGGTGATGGCCTTTTTCCCCGCGCTGGCGCAGCGTTACATGCGACGGATCACCGGTAATGATGAGATTGCCTTTGGTCACTTCGGCACCCTGGGATACGTGCTGTCAGGCTGGATTGGCAGCGTCTGCGGCAAGGGCTCCCGTTCGACCGAAGAGATGAACTTGCCGAAAAACCTGAGCTTCCTGCGCGACAGTTCAATCTCTATCTCTCTGACCATGATGATAATCTATCTGATTATGGCGATCAGCGCCGGTCGGGAATATGTCGAAAGTACCTTCAGCGGCGGGCAGAACTATCTGGTTTACGCCATCATCATGGCGATCACCTTTGCTGCCGGGGTATTCATTATTCTGCAAGGCGTCCGTCTGATTCTGGCGGAAATCGTCCCGGCGTTTACCGGTTTTTCTGAAAAACTGGTGCCTAATGCGCGGCCTGCACTGGATTGCCCGGTGGTCTATCCCTATGCCCCGAATGCGGTACTGATTGGCTTTCTGTTCAGTTTCCTCGGAGGCCTGGTGGGATTGTTCCTGCTGGGGCAGATGAAACTGGTGCTGATCCTGCCAGGCGTTGTTCCCCACTTTTTCACTGGCGCAACGGCCGGGGTGTTTGGTAACGCCACCGGTGGGCGTCGCGGGGCCATGATTGGCGCGTTTGCCAATGGCCTGTTAATCACCTTCCTGCCGGTTCTGCTCCTGCCTGTACTGGGCGCGATTGGTTTTGCCAATACCACCTTCTCGGATGCTGACTTTGGCGTCATTGGCATCGTTCTCGGCAATCTGGCGCGTTATCTGTCGCCTTTTGCCATCACGGGGCTGGTTGTGGCGTTGTTTGCGCTGTTGGTGGCCTGGAATCTGTTCGCGAAAAACCGGACGGTAGCGGGTCAGACTGAGGAAAATAATGGAGCCAAATCATGA
- the folX gene encoding dihydroneopterin triphosphate 2'-epimerase: MSHHDAIIRIKNLRLRTFIGIKEEEVNNRQDIVINVAIHYPADKARVSEDINDALNYRTITKNIILHVENNRFSLLEKLTQDVLDIAREHHWVTYAEVEVDKLHALRYADSVSMTLSWQR, translated from the coding sequence ATGTCACATCATGACGCTATTATTCGTATAAAAAACCTTCGCTTACGCACTTTCATCGGTATCAAAGAGGAAGAGGTCAACAACCGACAGGATATTGTCATCAACGTTGCAATTCACTATCCGGCAGACAAAGCCCGCGTCAGCGAAGATATCAATGATGCGCTGAACTACCGCACGATCACCAAAAATATCATCCTGCACGTTGAGAACAACCGCTTCTCATTGTTAGAAAAATTAACCCAGGATGTGCTCGATATCGCACGCGAACATCACTGGGTCACTTATGCTGAAGTGGAAGTCGACAAACTACACGCGTTGCGTTATGCCGATTCTGTCTCCATGACGTTGAGCTGGCAGCGCTAA
- a CDS encoding PTS sugar transporter subunit IIB, whose amino-acid sequence MKILAICGSGLGSSFMVEMNIKKVLKKLNIQADVEHSDLSSATPGAADLFVMAKDIAASASVPEAQLVVITNIIDINELEAQLHAWFDKQ is encoded by the coding sequence ATGAAAATTCTGGCGATTTGTGGCTCTGGCCTGGGCAGCAGTTTTATGGTCGAAATGAATATTAAAAAAGTGCTCAAGAAACTTAATATTCAGGCAGACGTTGAACATTCCGATCTCTCCTCCGCCACGCCAGGGGCTGCCGATCTGTTTGTGATGGCAAAAGATATTGCCGCCAGCGCCAGCGTACCGGAGGCGCAACTGGTGGTGATTACTAATATTATCGATATCAATGAACTGGAAGCGCAATTGCACGCATGGTTCGACAAACAATAA
- the yfcE gene encoding phosphodiesterase, with product MKLMFASDIHGSLPATERVLTVFSQSGAQWLVILGDVLNHGPRNALPEGYAPAQVAERLNEQAAQIIAVRGNCDSEVDQMLLQFPMTAPWQQVLLANQRLFLTHGHLFGPDSLPPLRTGDVLVYGHTHLPVAEKRGDIYHFNPGSVSIPKGGFQASYGLLDDNVLSVIALNDQSIIAQVAINS from the coding sequence ATGAAACTGATGTTTGCATCCGACATTCACGGGTCCTTGCCTGCCACAGAACGCGTGCTGACGGTGTTTTCACAGAGCGGCGCGCAGTGGCTGGTGATACTGGGCGATGTACTCAACCACGGGCCGCGAAATGCCTTACCCGAAGGCTACGCGCCTGCGCAGGTGGCTGAACGACTGAACGAACAGGCCGCGCAGATTATCGCGGTACGGGGAAACTGTGATAGCGAAGTGGATCAGATGCTGTTGCAGTTTCCAATGACCGCGCCCTGGCAGCAGGTGCTATTGGCTAATCAGCGGCTATTTCTGACACACGGCCATCTCTTTGGGCCGGATAGCCTGCCACCTCTACGTACTGGCGATGTCCTGGTGTATGGGCATACGCATCTGCCAGTGGCAGAAAAAAGGGGCGATATTTATCACTTCAACCCGGGTTCAGTGAGCATTCCGAAAGGCGGCTTTCAGGCAAGTTACGGCCTGCTGGATGATAATGTTTTAAGTGTTATCGCACTCAATGATCAAAGTATCATTGCACAGGTAGCGATTAATTCGTAA
- a CDS encoding LacI family DNA-binding transcriptional regulator has product MSLTRKRRSTGKVTIADVAQLAGVGTMTVSRALRTPEQVSDKLREKIDAAVHELGYMPNLAASALASASSRTIAMVVPNLSEAGCSEMFAGLQEVLQPAGYQIMLAESRHRLEQEETLLETLLASNIAAAILLSVEHSDTVRNWLKNARIPVMEMGAIRSDPIDMNIGIDNVAAMFELTEMLIQRGYQNIGLLCANQEQWIFQQHLQGWYKAMMRHHMSPNRVINAALPPNFSTGASQLPEFILAWPELDALVCVSDELACGVLYECQRRRIKVPDNLAVVGFGDSDVSRVCQPPLTTMAVPHRKIGIEAGRALLARFEDGNWSDQKPIASSLRIRDSC; this is encoded by the coding sequence ATGTCTCTGACCCGAAAACGACGTAGTACAGGCAAAGTGACCATCGCTGATGTCGCTCAACTTGCTGGTGTCGGCACCATGACCGTCTCTCGTGCACTGCGCACGCCTGAACAGGTTTCCGATAAACTCCGGGAAAAAATAGACGCCGCTGTGCATGAACTGGGCTACATGCCCAATCTGGCGGCAAGTGCGCTGGCATCTGCGTCATCACGAACCATTGCGATGGTTGTGCCGAATCTCTCTGAGGCTGGCTGCTCGGAAATGTTCGCTGGATTGCAGGAAGTCCTTCAACCCGCCGGGTACCAGATCATGCTGGCAGAGTCCCGTCATCGCCTGGAACAAGAAGAAACATTGCTGGAGACGCTGCTGGCCTCCAATATTGCCGCTGCCATTTTGCTCAGCGTTGAGCACAGCGACACCGTGCGGAACTGGCTGAAGAACGCCAGGATTCCGGTCATGGAGATGGGCGCGATTCGTAGCGATCCCATTGATATGAACATTGGTATTGATAATGTCGCCGCCATGTTTGAACTCACCGAAATGTTGATTCAACGCGGCTACCAGAACATTGGACTGCTCTGCGCCAATCAGGAACAGTGGATTTTTCAGCAACACTTGCAGGGCTGGTATAAGGCAATGATGCGCCACCATATGTCGCCGAATCGGGTGATTAACGCGGCGCTCCCCCCCAACTTCTCCACCGGCGCTTCGCAACTGCCCGAGTTTATTCTCGCCTGGCCCGAACTCGACGCGCTGGTTTGCGTGTCGGATGAACTGGCCTGCGGCGTGCTGTATGAGTGCCAACGGCGACGCATCAAGGTGCCTGACAATCTGGCGGTGGTCGGATTTGGCGATAGCGATGTGAGCAGGGTTTGCCAGCCGCCGTTAACCACGATGGCAGTGCCCCATCGTAAGATTGGCATTGAGGCTGGACGGGCATTACTGGCGCGATTTGAGGATGGCAACTGGAGCGATCAAAAACCAATCGCCTCCAGTTTACGCATAAGGGACAGTTGCTGA
- a CDS encoding TIGR01777 family oxidoreductase, protein MKILVTGGTGLIGGHLVPRLQELGHQVTVLTRRPDDAHKKLNNRVTLWSTLDDKRNLDGIDAVINLAGEPIADKRWTTEQKDRLCQSRWRITQKLADLINASETPPSVLISGSAAGYYGDLGEVVVTEEEPPHNEFTHKLCARWEQIACEAQSDRTRVCLLRTGVVLAPEGGILAKMIPPFRLGLGGPIGSGRQYLAWIHIDDMVNAILWLLDNDLRGPFNMVSPYPVRNEQFAHALGHALQRPAILRVPATVIRLLMGESSVLVLGGQRALPKRLEAAGFPFRWYDLEEALADVVR, encoded by the coding sequence ATGAAGATACTGGTAACCGGAGGAACTGGCCTTATCGGAGGACACCTGGTCCCGCGCCTACAGGAACTGGGTCATCAGGTGACTGTACTGACCCGCCGCCCCGATGACGCCCATAAGAAACTCAATAATCGGGTCACGCTGTGGAGCACGCTGGACGATAAGCGCAACCTCGACGGTATCGATGCGGTGATTAACCTGGCCGGTGAGCCGATTGCTGACAAGCGCTGGACGACAGAGCAAAAAGATCGCCTGTGCCAGAGCCGCTGGCGCATCACTCAGAAACTGGCGGACCTCATTAACGCCAGTGAAACGCCGCCGTCGGTCCTGATTTCAGGTTCGGCCGCCGGTTATTACGGCGATCTCGGCGAAGTGGTGGTTACCGAGGAAGAGCCGCCGCATAACGAATTCACCCATAAGCTTTGCGCGCGCTGGGAGCAAATTGCCTGTGAGGCGCAAAGCGACAGAACGCGGGTGTGCCTGCTGCGTACCGGCGTGGTGCTGGCGCCAGAAGGAGGGATCCTCGCCAAAATGATCCCGCCGTTTCGCCTGGGTCTTGGTGGCCCCATTGGCAGCGGTCGCCAGTATCTGGCCTGGATCCACATTGATGACATGGTCAATGCGATCCTCTGGCTGCTGGATAACGACCTGCGTGGACCGTTCAACATGGTTTCACCCTATCCGGTACGCAATGAGCAGTTTGCTCATGCGCTGGGACATGCCCTACAGCGGCCTGCGATTCTTCGCGTACCGGCAACGGTGATTCGCCTGCTGATGGGTGAGTCATCCGTTCTGGTGCTGGGTGGGCAGCGCGCCCTGCCAAAGCGACTGGAAGCCGCCGGATTTCCCTTCCGTTGGTATGATCTTGAAGAAGCGCTGGCGGATGTTGTTCGCTAA
- the yfcC gene encoding putative basic amino acid antiporter YfcC translates to MSAVTETQPTKRKWAMPDTLVIIFFVAILTSLATWVVPVGMFDSQEVQYQLDGQTKTRKVVDPHSFRILTNEAGEAQYHPVKFFTTGDESPGLMNFPFEGLTSGSKFGTAVGIIMFMLVIGGAFGIVMRTGTIDNGILALIRHTKGNEVLFIPVLFILFSLGGAVFGMGEEAVAFAIIIAPLMVRLGYDSITTVLVTYIATQIGFASSWMNPFCVVVAQGIAGVPVLSGSGLRIVVWVIATLIGLTFTLAYASRVKKNPLLSRVHESDRFFREQQNDVVERRFTIGDWLVLLVLTGVMVWVVWGVIVNAWFIPEIASQFFTMGLVIGIIAVVFRLNGMTVNIMASSFTEGARMMIAPALLVGFAKGILLLVGNGEAGDASVLNTLLHSIANGISGLDNAVAAWFMLLFQAVFNFFVTSGSGQAALTMPLLAPLGDLVGVNRQVTVLAFQFGDGFSHIIYPTSASLMATLGVCRVDFRNWLKVGATLLGLLFIMSSVVVIGAQIMGYH, encoded by the coding sequence ATGTCTGCAGTAACCGAAACACAGCCAACCAAAAGAAAATGGGCCATGCCCGATACGTTGGTCATTATTTTCTTTGTCGCTATTTTAACCAGCCTTGCGACCTGGGTTGTCCCCGTCGGGATGTTCGACAGCCAGGAGGTGCAGTACCAGTTAGATGGTCAGACAAAAACCCGTAAAGTGGTCGATCCGCACTCCTTTCGTATTCTGACCAACGAGGCAGGTGAAGCGCAGTATCACCCGGTGAAGTTCTTTACCACCGGTGACGAAAGTCCGGGCCTGATGAACTTCCCATTCGAAGGGCTGACTTCTGGCTCTAAATTCGGTACCGCCGTCGGTATCATCATGTTTATGCTGGTGATTGGTGGCGCGTTTGGCATCGTCATGCGTACGGGTACCATTGATAATGGCATCCTGGCGCTGATCCGCCATACCAAAGGTAACGAAGTGCTGTTCATCCCGGTACTGTTTATTCTCTTCTCGCTGGGCGGCGCCGTATTCGGTATGGGGGAAGAGGCGGTTGCCTTTGCGATCATCATCGCGCCGCTGATGGTGAGGCTGGGCTATGACAGTATCACCACCGTGCTGGTGACCTATATTGCGACGCAAATCGGCTTTGCCAGTTCGTGGATGAACCCTTTCTGCGTGGTGGTCGCTCAGGGTATTGCCGGCGTCCCCGTCCTCTCCGGTTCCGGTCTGCGCATCGTGGTCTGGGTCATTGCAACGCTGATTGGCCTGACGTTTACCCTGGCCTACGCCTCGCGGGTGAAAAAGAACCCGCTTCTGTCGCGCGTCCATGAATCTGACCGTTTCTTCCGTGAACAACAGAATGACGTTGTCGAGCGACGCTTCACGATCGGCGACTGGCTGGTGCTGCTGGTTCTGACCGGCGTGATGGTATGGGTTGTCTGGGGCGTCATCGTCAACGCCTGGTTTATTCCTGAAATCGCCAGCCAGTTCTTCACCATGGGCCTGGTGATTGGCATTATCGCCGTTGTCTTTCGCCTTAACGGCATGACGGTCAACATTATGGCTTCCTCTTTCACTGAAGGCGCGCGCATGATGATTGCCCCCGCCCTGCTGGTGGGCTTTGCCAAAGGCATATTGCTGCTGGTAGGCAACGGTGAAGCGGGTGACGCGAGTGTGCTGAATACGCTGTTGCACAGTATTGCCAACGGCATCAGTGGGCTGGATAACGCCGTTGCCGCGTGGTTTATGCTGCTCTTCCAGGCCGTGTTTAATTTCTTTGTTACCTCGGGATCCGGCCAGGCGGCGCTGACCATGCCACTGTTAGCGCCACTCGGCGATCTGGTGGGGGTTAACCGTCAGGTGACCGTGCTGGCGTTCCAGTTTGGCGATGGCTTCAGCCATATCATCTATCCGACCTCAGCGTCACTGATGGCGACGTTAGGTGTCTGTCGGGTGGATTTCCGTAACTGGCTGAAAGTGGGTGCGACGCTGCTGGGACTGCTGTTTATTATGTCCAGTGTGGTGGTGATTGGCGCACAGATTATGGGATACCATTGA
- a CDS encoding PTS sugar transporter subunit IIA — MLNKWLTETTIMLRESVEDWQQALEWCARPLLAAGVITSEYLTAIVAQHHQLGPYYVLAPGLAMPHARPEEGAKALGLSLLKLEHGVSFGAGEFDPVDIIIMLAAPDKHSHIAMISALAELFSSDEGLVQLHQATTLEEIKTVISRF; from the coding sequence GTGCTGAATAAATGGTTAACGGAGACAACCATCATGCTGCGCGAGAGCGTTGAGGACTGGCAACAGGCCCTTGAATGGTGTGCCAGACCTTTGCTTGCCGCCGGGGTCATTACATCGGAATACCTCACCGCCATCGTCGCGCAGCACCATCAACTGGGACCTTATTACGTCCTGGCGCCGGGTCTGGCGATGCCGCATGCCAGACCAGAAGAAGGGGCAAAAGCATTAGGGCTCTCATTGTTGAAACTGGAGCACGGTGTTTCATTTGGCGCAGGTGAATTTGATCCTGTCGATATTATTATCATGCTGGCGGCACCGGATAAACATAGCCATATTGCGATGATATCCGCACTGGCGGAATTATTTTCAAGCGACGAAGGTCTGGTGCAATTACATCAGGCAACAACCCTGGAGGAAATTAAAACAGTTATTTCACGTTTCTGA
- a CDS encoding transketolase, producing the protein MSVKAVTQLAREIRIATLKSLIHLGFGHFGGCMSVVETLAVLYGEVMNIDPADPDWPERDYFVLSKGHAGPALYSTLALKGYFPVAELSTLNQNGTRLPSHPDRLKTRGVDATTGSLGQGISIAAGMALSHKLAQRANRVFCIVGDGELNEGQCWEAFQFIAHHRLNNLTVFVDWNKQQLDGELDDIIHPFCLEDKFRAFGFEAFTVKGDDIPGLLAVVQPVLDNQARPRVVILDSIKGQGVPYLEQLTNSHHLRLTDASRLALNDNLRQLEATHD; encoded by the coding sequence ATGAGTGTGAAGGCGGTAACCCAACTGGCGCGGGAAATTCGCATCGCCACCCTGAAGTCGCTCATTCATCTCGGCTTTGGCCATTTTGGCGGCTGTATGTCGGTGGTGGAAACGCTGGCGGTTTTGTATGGCGAGGTGATGAACATTGATCCAGCCGATCCGGACTGGCCGGAGCGGGACTATTTCGTGTTGTCAAAAGGCCATGCCGGGCCAGCGCTGTATAGCACGCTGGCGCTGAAAGGCTACTTCCCGGTCGCTGAGTTGAGCACGCTGAACCAGAATGGCACACGCCTGCCCAGTCACCCGGACAGGCTTAAGACGCGTGGCGTTGATGCGACGACAGGATCGCTGGGGCAGGGCATTTCTATCGCCGCGGGGATGGCGCTGTCGCACAAACTGGCGCAGCGGGCGAACCGGGTATTCTGCATTGTCGGCGATGGCGAGCTCAATGAAGGGCAGTGCTGGGAAGCGTTCCAGTTTATTGCCCACCATCGGCTGAATAACCTGACGGTTTTCGTTGACTGGAATAAGCAGCAACTGGACGGCGAACTGGATGACATCATTCACCCGTTTTGTCTTGAAGATAAATTCCGCGCGTTTGGTTTTGAGGCGTTCACGGTGAAAGGGGATGACATCCCTGGACTGTTGGCGGTGGTACAACCGGTTCTGGATAACCAGGCACGTCCACGCGTCGTGATTCTTGACAGCATCAAAGGTCAGGGAGTGCCGTATCTGGAGCAATTAACCAACTCGCATCACCTGCGCCTGACGGATGCGTCAAGACTTGCGCTGAACGATAACCTTCGCCAACTGGAGGCTACGCATGATTAA
- the yfcD gene encoding NUDIX hydrolase YfcD has protein sequence MVEQRRLASTEWVDIVNEDNEVIAQSSREQMRAQGLRHRATYIVVHDGMGKILVQRRTETKDFLPGMLDATAGGVVQADEQLLDSARREAEEELGIAGVPFAEHGQFNFEDKNCRVWGALFSCVSHGPFALQEEEVSEVCWLTPEEITARCDEFTPDSLKALALWMTRNAKNEAARSEPQQEKQEEAE, from the coding sequence ATGGTGGAACAGCGTCGTTTGGCAAGTACGGAATGGGTGGATATTGTGAATGAAGACAACGAAGTCATTGCACAATCCAGCCGGGAACAGATGCGAGCGCAGGGCCTGCGTCATCGTGCGACCTATATTGTCGTCCACGACGGGATGGGCAAAATACTGGTGCAGCGTCGTACCGAGACAAAAGACTTTTTACCCGGCATGTTAGATGCCACTGCTGGTGGCGTTGTGCAGGCCGACGAACAGCTGCTGGATTCTGCCCGTCGTGAAGCGGAAGAAGAGTTAGGCATTGCCGGTGTGCCTTTCGCTGAACACGGCCAGTTCAATTTTGAAGATAAGAACTGTCGCGTCTGGGGTGCGTTGTTCAGCTGTGTGTCACACGGCCCGTTCGCCTTGCAGGAAGAAGAGGTCAGCGAAGTGTGCTGGCTGACGCCAGAAGAAATTACCGCCCGCTGTGATGAATTCACGCCCGACTCTCTGAAAGCGCTGGCGCTGTGGATGACCCGTAACGCCAAAAACGAAGCTGCCAGGTCAGAGCCGCAGCAGGAGAAGCAGGAAGAGGCGGAGTAA
- the yfcG gene encoding GSH-dependent disulfide bond oxidoreductase, producing MIDLYYAPTPNGHKITIFLEEAALDYRLIKVDISKGNQFRPDFLAISPNNKIPAIVDHAPVDGGAPLSLFESGAILVYLAEKSGLLLSGELRERCTTLQWLFWQVGGLGPMLGQNHHFNHFAPQAIPYAIERYQVETQRLYNVLNKRLETSPWLGGEHYSIADIACWPWVNAWQRQRVDLEMFPAVKNWFDRIRSRPATERAMLQAHQDTASAKG from the coding sequence ATGATCGACCTCTATTACGCCCCGACACCCAATGGGCACAAGATTACGATCTTCCTTGAAGAGGCTGCGCTGGACTACCGACTCATTAAGGTGGATATCAGCAAGGGTAATCAGTTTCGCCCTGATTTTCTGGCCATTTCCCCCAACAATAAAATCCCCGCCATCGTCGATCATGCTCCGGTCGATGGCGGCGCACCGCTCAGCCTGTTTGAATCTGGCGCCATTCTGGTCTATCTGGCGGAAAAGAGTGGCCTGTTGCTGAGCGGCGAATTGCGCGAGCGCTGTACCACGCTGCAATGGCTATTCTGGCAAGTGGGCGGACTGGGACCGATGCTCGGTCAGAATCACCATTTCAACCATTTCGCCCCGCAGGCCATCCCCTACGCTATCGAGCGCTATCAGGTGGAAACACAGCGACTGTACAACGTCCTCAATAAACGGCTGGAAACGTCGCCGTGGCTGGGGGGTGAACATTACAGCATTGCCGATATTGCCTGCTGGCCGTGGGTGAACGCCTGGCAGCGCCAACGTGTCGACCTTGAGATGTTTCCCGCCGTGAAGAACTGGTTTGACCGCATTCGCAGTCGGCCCGCCACGGAGCGCGCGATGCTGCAGGCGCACCAGGATACTGCGAGTGCAAAAGGATAA
- the yfcF gene encoding glutathione transferase → MSKPTITLWSDANFFSPYVLSAYVALQEKGLPFSLKTVDLSRGEHLQPGWQGFALTRRVPLLEIDDFELSESSAIAEYLEDRFAPPTWERIYPHDLQKRARARQIQAWLRSDLMPIREERPTDVVFGGEKKGPLSEAGKASAEKLFATAGNLLAHDMPNLFGEWCLADTDLALMLNRLVLNGDEVPERLAEYAAFQWQRASVQRYIALSAKRSG, encoded by the coding sequence ATGAGTAAACCCACCATCACGCTTTGGTCAGACGCGAACTTTTTCTCTCCCTACGTGCTATCGGCCTATGTCGCGTTGCAGGAAAAGGGGCTGCCGTTTAGTCTGAAAACCGTCGACCTGAGCCGCGGCGAACATCTACAACCGGGCTGGCAGGGTTTTGCACTGACTCGCCGTGTACCGCTGCTGGAAATCGATGATTTTGAACTGAGCGAGTCTTCTGCGATTGCTGAATATCTGGAAGACCGTTTTGCGCCACCTACCTGGGAACGCATCTATCCTCACGATCTGCAAAAGCGCGCCCGCGCGCGACAGATTCAGGCATGGCTGCGCAGTGATTTAATGCCTATTCGTGAAGAGCGTCCGACAGATGTCGTTTTCGGAGGCGAAAAAAAAGGGCCGCTGAGCGAGGCGGGAAAAGCCAGCGCCGAAAAACTGTTCGCCACGGCGGGGAATCTGCTGGCGCACGACATGCCAAATCTTTTCGGTGAATGGTGTCTGGCCGATACCGATTTAGCCCTGATGCTCAACCGGTTGGTCCTCAATGGCGACGAGGTCCCTGAACGACTGGCGGAATATGCAGCATTTCAGTGGCAACGCGCTTCTGTCCAGCGCTATATTGCGCTTTCCGCGAAGCGTTCAGGCTGA